One window of the Eucalyptus grandis isolate ANBG69807.140 chromosome 6, ASM1654582v1, whole genome shotgun sequence genome contains the following:
- the LOC104449823 gene encoding cytochrome c, whose protein sequence is MASFAEAPPGNPKVGEKIFKTKCAQCHTVEKGAGHKQGPNLNGLFGRQSGTTAGYSYSAANKNMAVNWEEKTLYDYLLNPKKYIPGTKMVFPGLKKPQDRADLIAFLKQSTAS, encoded by the exons ATGGCGTCCTTCGCTGAAGCTCCACCGGGCAATCCCAAGGTCGGGGAGAAGATCTTCAAGACGAAGTGCGCCCAGTGCCACACCGTCGAGAAAGGCGCTGGCCACAAGCAAG GGCCCAACCTAAATGGACTGTTTGGTAGGCAGTCCGGCACAACCGCAGGATACTCTTATTCCGCTGCAAATAAGAACATGGCTGTCAACTGGGAGGAGAAGACATTGTACGACTACTTGCTAAACCCCAAGAAG TACATTCCTGGAACTAAGATGGTTTTCCCTGGACTCAAGAAGCCCCAAGATCGCGCTGACCTGATTGCGTTTTTGAAGCAGTCAACTGCATCTTAA
- the LOC104452015 gene encoding ethylene-responsive transcription factor ERF022: protein MKGMQAGGDQCGGDNDNAPCAARYKGVRRRKWGKWVSEIREPGKKTRIWLGSYESPEMAAAAYDVAARHLRGPGAALNFPELVEALPKPAGSSSEAVQMAAQEAALRFRRAEGGPGASGGDGHSTGNRSSGPARVGLSPSQIEAINEAPLDSPKMWMELGAGADSAAAFDLGDMEVDQWGMLQQSIWD from the coding sequence ATGAAAGGAATGCAAGCAGGAGGTGATCAGTGCGGCGGAGATAATGATAATGCGCCTTGCGCCGCTCGGTACAAGGGCGTCCGGCGCCGGAAGTGGGGCAAGTGGGTGTCCGAGATCCGCGAGCCCGGCAAAAAGACGCGAATCTGGCTCGGGAGCTATGAGTCGCCGGAGATGGCCGCCGCGGCCTACGACGTGGCGGCGCGGCATCTGAGGGGGCCGGGGGCCGCCCTGAACTTCCCCGAGCTCGTCGAGGCTTTGCCGAAGCCGGCGGGCTCGAGCTCCGAGGCAGTGCAGATGGCGGCCCAGGAGGCGGCATTGAGGTTCAGGAGGGCGGAGGGAGGGCCGGGAGCCAGCGGCGGCGATGGCCACAGCACGGGTAATAGGAGCTCGGGCCCGGCGCGAGTGGGGCTCAGCCCGAGCCAAATCGAAGCCATCAACGAGGCGCCGCTGGATTCGCCGAAGATGTGGATGGAGCTCGGTGCAGGAGCCGATTCGGCCGCGGCTTTCGATCTTGGCGACATGGAGGTCGACCAGTGGGGAATGCTCCAACAATCCATCTGGGATTAG
- the LOC104449824 gene encoding protein phosphatase methylesterase 1: MDPSHLGAVPEDGASEERGQPQGQPSAFATPPLRPPSQSSQKKYSPVDWNEYFDREEDVVIPESNDSFHVYLAGEEGPVVLCLHGGGYSGLSFALSASKIKEKARVVAVDLRGHGKSCSENELDLSIETLCNDVLAIVKRMYGESPPAIVLVGHSMGGSVAVHVAAKKALPTLAGLVVVDVVEGTAMASLIHMQKILSGRMQHFSSIEKAIEWSLKGGSLRNIESARVSVPTTLKYDDSKNCYMYRTRLEETEQYWRGWYEGLSEIFLSCPVPKLLLLAGTDRLDRSLTIGQMQGKFQMVVVRHTGHAIQEDVPDEFASLILNFISRNKIGPHGVQIPGIRSWKS, encoded by the exons ATGGATCCGTCGCACCTCGGCGCTGTTCCCGAGGACGGCGCCTCGGAAGAGCGAGGCCAGCCTCAAGGCCAGCCGTCCGCCTTCGCTACTCCTCCGCTTCGCCCTCCTTCTCA GAGTTCTCAGAAGAAGTACTCGCCCGTCGACTGGAACGAGTATTTCGACCGGGAGGAGGATGTTGTCATCCCGGAATCGAATGAC AGTTTCCATGTTTATCTGGCTGGGGAAGAAGGACCGGTAGTGCTTTGCCTTCACGGAGGTGGCTACTCCGG GCTTTCATTTGCATTATCTGCTAGTAAAATCAAGGAGAAAGCCCGTGTGGTTGCAGTGGACTTGCGAGGACATGGAAAGTCCTGCTCAGAAAATGAACTTGACCTATCAATTGAG ACTTTATGCAATGACGTTCTAGCTATTGTAAAGAGAATGTATGGAGAGTCCCCACCAGCAATCGTGCTCGTCGGCCACAG TATGGGAGGCTCTGTAGCTGTTCATGTCGCTGCAAAGAAAGCACTTCCTACCTTGGCTGGGCTGGTTGTTGTGGATGTGGTGGAG GGTACAGCCATGGCTTCATTGATTCACATGCAGAAAATCCTATCAGGCAGGATGCAGCATTTCTCTAGCATTGAGAAAGCA ATTGAATGGAGTCTGAAAGGTGGCTCTTTAAGAAACATCGAGTCAGCTCGAGTATCGGTTCCCACCACTTTGAAGTATGACGACTCAAAGAACTG TTACATGTACAGAACACGGCTTGAAGAAACAGAACAATATTGGAGAGGCTG GTATGAAGgcctttcagaaatttttttatcatgccCAGTCCCAAAACTCTTGCTTTTAGCAGGAACCGATAGACTGGATAG ATCTCTTACAATAGGTCAGATGCAAGGAAAGTTTCAAATGGTGGTTGTCAGGCATACTGGCCATGCCATTCAGGAAGATGTACCTGATGAATTCGCTAGCCTGATTCTTAATTTTATCTCTCGCAACAAAATAGGCCCTCATGGTGTCCAG ATCCCAGGGATTCGGTCTTGGAAATCTTGA